TATTTAACGCCGTTTTTTGCGCCTTTTGCACCCGGACTTTATGCGCTTCAGCAAGGGTCGTGGTTTTGCTGGTTTTGACGCACTGCGTTTTGCGTCCTTTACGGGTGGTGCATTTTTCTGTCACAACGCGGGAGGCGGTTTGCGTGGTGCGGGTCGCGCTGCGGGAGGAAGTTTTGCTTTTCTTGCTGGAGGTGGCTGGCTGTGTTTTAGCGAGGCTACTTTTTTTGCTGCTGCTCTTTTTGCTGGTAGTGCTTTTTTTCGTGCTCTCTTTTTTGCTGGTTTTACTGGTGCTGCTTTTTTTCTTAGGTTCGGTTGCTTTCGCCAGATGCGTTTTATGGGCGGCAGAAGGCCGCGCCTGCTCTGAGGCGTTTGCCACCGGCGTGAAGGTGAGAGATGAAAACAGCAAAGCACAGAGCGTGATCGAGAATTTATTTATTCGCGCCACTGGGCATTCCCCTGGTAATCGCAGGATATAAATAACCCTGCGTATGATTTACAAAACTCGTCGATTCTAATCTATAAAAAGGCCCGACGTTAATAAACTTTTTGCATCTAAAACTGTGTTTCGTTAGCAAGTGCAAAAATATCAGAATTTCACAGGGGCATTCTGTACATTAGCTGTGCAAAACCGCAGCTAATCTCGCGATAAGGTATGTTGTGAATGCATCTTTAAAGGACGCGCGGTAAAATCATAAAGGTGACGAAAATGTTATTTTCCGTAGTCGGCCTGAAACGCTACAATGTCAGACTATTGCCGTAACAGAAGTAAAAGGAAGCAAAACATGAGCACTACTATTGAAAAAATTCAGCAACAAATCGCTGAAAACCCGATCCTGCTGTACATGAAAGGTTCTCCGAAACTGCCAAGCTGTGGTTTCTCCGCTCAGGCGGTCCAGGCGCTGTCTGCCTGTGGCGAACGTTTTGCTTACGTTGATATTCTGCAGAACCCGGATATCCGCGCTGAGCTGCCAAAATACGCTAACTGGCCGACCTTCCCGCAGCTGTGGGTTGACGGTGAACTGGTTGGCGGTTGCGACATCCTGATTGAGATGTATCAGCGTGGCGAACTGCAACAGCTGATCAAAGAGACGGCTGCGAAATACAAATCAGAAGAGCCAGGCGCCGAATAATTCCGCGTCCCGGTAAATAAAAAAGCGACCCTGAGGTCGCTTTTTTTATGCGTTGTTCTCGGCGTCCGGCAGCGGCCAGCCGCCGAGGCGTTTCCAGCGGTTAACGATTTCACAAAACAACTCCGCCGTGCGCTCGGTGTCATAAAGCGCCGAATGCGCCTGGGTACCGTCAAAATCGATACCGGCGGTAATACAGGCTTTAGAGAGGACGGTCTGCCCCAGCGCCAGTCCGCTTAAGGCGGCGGTATCGAAGGTCACAAACGGATGGAACGGGTTGCGCTTGAGCGATGCGCGCTCGGCGGCAGCCATCATAAAACTGTGATCGAAGGTAGCATTGTGCGCCACCATGATCGCGCGGTTACAGTTCTGGTCTTTCATTCCCTTGCGCACCATTTTGAAGATGGCATGCAGCGCGTCATATTCACTCACTGCCCCACGCAGCGGGTTATGGGGATCGATGCCATTAAACGCCAGCGCCTCAGGCTGCAGGTTCGCCCCTTCGAAAGGTTCGACGTGAAAGTGCAGCGTGGAGTCCTGCAGCAAATTGCCCTGTTCATCCATTTTCAACGTGATGGCGGCAATTTCCAGCAGCGCATCGGTTTTGGCATTAAATCCAGCGGTTTCGACATCTATCACAACAGGATAAAAACCACGAAAACGGTCGCACAGACCGGTAAGTTGAGCGTTATCGGACATCTGGATCTCTTACAAGGGGAAAAAAGCAGTGCGCATTATGGCAAATTTCGCAATGAGATGCAGTAAAACAACGGGCGCATTGCGCGCCCGTTACAATCAGTTGCCCAGACCGCGACCGGCGTCTTTGGCTTCAATCAGTTCGATTTTGTAACCGTCCGGATCTTCAACGAAGGCAATCACCGTGGTGCCGCCCTTAACCGGACCCGCTTCACGGGTGACGTTGCCGCCGTTGCTGCGAATGCGCTCGCAGGCTTCTGCGGCGTTATCCACTTCCAGCGCAATGTGACCGTAGGCGGTACCCAGCTCGTAGCTATCCACACCCCAGTTGTAGGTGAGTTCGATAACCGCTTCTTCGCTCTCTTCGCCGTAACCCACGAAGGCGAGGGAGTATTTGTACTCCGGGTTTTCGCTGGTGCGCAGCAGGGACATGCCCAGCACGTTGGTGTAAAACTCGATGGAACGTTGCAGATCGCCAACGCGCAGCATGGTGTGAAGTAGGCGCATATTATCCTCTTAGCTTTTTATCATCTTGAACAGAAACGATGTTTTAGTATAGCGGCGAATTGTCGCCGCTATCAATGAAGGGATTATAAAGAGGGATAATCGGTATAACCTTCTGCGCCGCCACCGTAGAAGCTCTCCGGACGCTGCGGGTTCAGCTCGGCTTTGTGCTTCAGGCGGGCCACCAGATCCGGGTTGGCGATGTAGGCGCGGCCAAAGGCCACGGCATCAATCAGCCCTTTGTTGATCAGATCTTCGGCTTTCTCCGGCGTGTACGCGCCCGCGCCGATAATCACGCCCGGGAAGCGGTCACGCACTTTCTGACGGAAGGCATCAGAATACGGTTCACCGCCGGCCCAGTCTGGCTCGGACATGTGCAGATAGGCGATGCCGCGTTTGGCCAGCTCTTCGATCAGGTACAGGGCGTCGGCTTCTTCGTTCGGGCCGTTATCCACGTTCTGGAAAGAGCCAATCGGCGAGACGCGGATCCCGATGCGATCTGCGCTCCACTCTTTCGAGACGGCATCAACCACTTCCAGCACCAGACGGGCGCGGTTCTCAACGCTGCCGCCGTACTGGTCGTTACGCTGGTTAGAAGACGGCGACAGGAACTGGTGCAGCAGATAGCCGTGGGCAGAGTGCAGCTCAACCAGGTCGAAACCGGCTTCGCGGGCATTGGCTACCGCCTGGCGGAAATCGTTAACGATCCCCGGGATTTCGTCCAGCTCCAGTGCGCGCGGGGTGGTGGTATCCGCACGGGTCGCATTGCCGTTTTCGTCACGCAGAGAGGTGCGGGTACCGGCGTTCAGGGCAGAGGCAGACACCGGCGCCTGACCGCCAGGCTGAAGGCTGCTGTGGGAGATGCGGCCGGTGTGCCACAGTTGCACCGCGATGCGGCCATCTTCGGCATGCACGCCGTCGGTAATTTTCTTCCAGGCGGCGATCTGCTCCGGGCTGTGCAGACCAGGTGCGCCAGCATAGCCTTTGGCCTGGGCAGAGATCTGCGTGGCTTCAGAGATGATCAGGCCCGCGCTGACGCGCTGACGATAGTATTCACCCATCAGCGGGGTCGGGATATCGCCCGGCTCAATGCTGCGCAGACGGGTGAGGGGGGCCATAAAGACACGGTTGGGTGCTTCGATCGCGCCCACTTTGAGCGAGGTAAATAATTTTTCGGCTGACATAGTGACTCCTGAGTAGACCGGTCGTCTAGTGATTCGATAAATAAAAACGCCTGTTAATTGCCAGGCGTAGCAATGATGTTCTTAACATGATCCAGCGCGCTCTCCAGCGGCAGCGCGCTGCGGGACATTTTGGCCTGCAGGTTGGCGCCCAGCCACAGGGAATAAAGTACCTGCGCCTGGGTGAGCGGTTCGCCGATGAAGGTCAGGGATTTTTCTTCCCGCCCCTTCGCCAGCGCCTGCGCCAGCAGGGTGATAACACCCGTGGCCCCTTTATCCATCGCCGTGCGCATATCTTCAGAGAGATCGCACACTTCGGCAGAAAGTTTTACCGTCAGGCAGCCGCTGATAATGCCCTGCGCGCAGAACTGGGTCAGCGTCTCCTGATAATAAGCCAGAACACGATCGCGACAGTTGCCCTTGCCGCTGGCGAAATGGCTGGCCAGACGCTGATGGTAGCCCGCATAGTGGCGCTCCAGCAGGGCCACGCCAAACGCCTCTTTGGAGCGGAAGTAGTGATAAAACGACCCCTTCGGCACATCGGCGGTTTTCAGCAGCTCGCTCAGACCCATCCCGGTAAACCCGCGGTGCATGCAAAGACGCTCGCCGGTCGCAAGGAGATGTTCGCGTGTATCGTGTTCAGTATGCTTGTTCATGTCGTCAATGTAGTAGACCAATCGGTCTAATGCAAGCCTTATGTTCGACGACAGTGGGTAAGCAGATCCATTTGCGACTGATAAACCGAGGTCTGGATATTCATCATCCCCAGCACCGTGGAGAAGAGGTTGTCCTGCGACACCGCCTCTTTCGCCGCCTGGTCGCGCAGGCACTGCTCGTCCACGCCAAAGTTCTTTTTATAATCCTGCGACAGCCAGAACATAAACGGAATGTGCGTCTGCTGTTCCGGGGCCAGCATGTACGGCGTGCCGTGCAGATAGAGTCCGTTTTCCCCCAGCGATTCGCCGTGATCCGAGAGATAGACCAGCGCCGTATTCATCGTCGCCTGACGCGCTTTCAGGGCGTCGATGGTTTTACTCAGCACGCTGTCGGTGTACAGAATGGTGTTGTCATAGGTGTTTATTAGCGCCTGATGATCGCAGTCCTGGATCTGGTTTGTGTCGCAGGTTGGGGTGAATTTGCGGTACTGCTCCGGATAGCGCTCGTAGTAGGCCGGACCGTGGCTGCCCATCAGGTGGATCACCAGCACCGTATCCTGCTTCAGGCCATCAAGCGTGTCGTTCAGCCGATAGAGGTTAACGTCGTCAATGCAGGATTTGTCCTTACAGAACTGATCCAGCTTCCACTGCGTCATGTCGGTGTGCGGGATGCGGTTGCAGGCACCTTTACACCCGCCGTCGTTATCCCGCCACAGCAGGTTGACCCCGGCGTGGCCCAGCACATCCAGCAGCCCTTCCTGATGATGGGCAAGGTCGGCATCGTATTTTTTGCGCGGCATGCCCGAGAACATGCAGGGCACGGAGACGGCGGTTTCGGTACCGCAGGAGGAGGCCTGCGGGAAGTTAATCACGTTCTGCTTTTCAAGTTCAGGATTGGTATCGCGACCATAGCCGTTAAGGGAGTAGTTTTCCGCCCTGGAGGCTTCACCGACCACCAGCACCAGCACGGTCTTTTTCTGCTGCGCCATCAGCACCGGGCCTTTACGCGCGTCTTCACCGAGACGGATTAAGGTCTGGTCGCCTGCGAACCAGCGCGCCTTGCTGTACTTGGCGATGGCGCTGACGTAGTTGGCTGGCGTCACCATTTTGACGATGCCTTTGTTATTGCGAAACAGCGAGGCGTAGTCTTTATAGAAGACCGCCGCCACCAGAATAATCACCACCAGGCTTGCGAGGATAGCCGCCACGCGCATCAACAACGTCTGCCACCACTTACCTGGACGGATGCGGATCATCGCCAGCACGACGGCAGGCACCAGACCGGCGACGGCCAGCCACAGCAGCAGCTGAGGCGTGATCAGCGCCGTCGCTTCCTGGGAGTTGGTCTCGAAGACGTTGACCATCATATTCTGGTCAATCACCGCCCCGTAGGTAAACATAAACCAGGTCGCCGCCGCGCAGCCGAGGGTAAGCACCACCAGCAGCGGTTTGCGGATCAACGGGATGTTCAGAATGCTGAAAACGATAACCCAGCCGCAGAACAGCACCAGCGGCACGGTAAGGGCGAAAAGAAAATCATGCAGCCGGGCCGGGGAGATCACCTGCCAGCTGCGGTGAATAAAGAGGGCGTTTAACAGGGTAAACAGCAGTGCGCAGCCCAGCGTAAATTTCGTGTCGTTACACTGTAACTTTTTGAGGGTCAGCATCATCATTAAAACCAGGGATTATTTTGATGAGGCGAGTATAAAGAGCGAAGATTAGTGAAACCTTAATGCCACAATTCTGTGGTTGACCTCTTGCGTAACCCCGGCTTAAGGTCTTCACTTTACTAAATCTTGGGTCCGGGGAGGTACGTGTGGCTGAACAACTGGAGTTCTTTCCTGTCCAGAGCCCGTGCCGGGGTATTTGCCAGTCGGACGAGCGCGGATTTTGTCGCGGCTGTATGCGCAGCCGGGAAGAGCGCTTTAACTGGCAGTCCATGAGCGACGCCCAGAAACAGGAGATCCTGCGCCTGTGCCGCCAGCGTCTTTTGCGCAAATTGCGCGCAAACAAGCCCCCCGAAGCCGAAGAACCGCAGCAGCCCTCACTGTTTTAGCCCCGTAAACGCGTATACTCTCCGCAGATTTTTTTAAAGGAAATAACTATGGTTCAGCGTATTACCCTTGCCCCGCAGGGCCCGGAGTTTTCCCGTTTTGTGATGGGCTACTGGCGTCTGATGGACTGGAACATGTCCGCCCAACAGCTGGCGAGCTTTATTGAAGAGCATCTGGATCTGGGGATCACTACCGTCGATCACGCCGATATTTATGGCGGCTACCAGTGTGAAGCGGCCTTCGGCGAGGCGATGAAGCTCTCCCCGGCGCTGCGCCAGCGGATGGAGATCGTCACCAAGTGCGGGATCGCCACCACCGCGAAGTCAGAGCATGCCCTCGGCCACTATATTACCGACCGCGACCACATTGTTCGCAGCGCCGAGCAGTCTCTCACCCATCTGGCGACCGATTACCTTGACCTGCTGCTGATCCACCGTCCCGACCCGCTGATGGATGCCGATGAGGTTGCTGAAGCCTTCCTCGCCCTGCATCAGAGCGGCAAGGTGCGCCACTTTGGCGTTTCTAACTTTACCCCGGCCCAGTTCGCGCTGCTGCAGTCGCGTCTGCCGTTTACGCTCGCGACCAACCAGGTTGAGATTTCGCCGGTTTATCAGCCGCTGCTGCTGGACGGCACCCTCGATCAGCTGCAGCAGCTGCGCATCCGCCCGATGGCCTGGTCCTGCCTCGGCGGTGGACGTCTGTTCAACGATGAATCCTTCCAGCCGCTGCGCGATGAGCTGGCGCAGGTGGCTCAGGAGCTGAACGCCGAAACCATCGAGCAGGTGGTATATGCGTGGATTTTACGCCTGCCATCCCAGCCGCTGCCGATCATCGGTTCCGGCAAAATCGAGCGCGTGCGTTCGGCGCTGGCGGCAGAGCAGCTGAACATGACCCGTCAGCAGTGGTTCCGCATCCGTAAAGCCGCGCTGGGTTACGACGTGCCGTAATTCTCTATTTATCTGACTTTCCGGTTAAAACCTTGCCCCTGGTATAAACTTAAGGGGCAAAAAATAACCAAGGAGGTCATATGAAGCGATTTACTCTGGCAGTGTTGACGCTGGTGGTGTGCGCAGGTGCGCAGGCCGCCAGCGAAGAAGTCAAGATGAACCTCGTCACCTCTCAGGGGATCGGCCAGTCCATCGGGACGGTGAAAATCACCGAAACCGATAAAGGCCTGGAGTTTTCCCCGGATCTCAAAGCCCTCCCGCCGGGCGAACACGGTTATCACGTTCACGCCAAAGGCTCCTGCGAACCCGCCATGAAGGACGGCAAACCCTCCGCCGCTGAGGCCGCAGGCGGCCACCTCGATCCTCATAACACCGGTAAACATGAAGGGCCGGAGGGCATGGGCCACTTAGGCGATCTCCCCGCGCTGGTGGTGAATAACGACGGTAAAGCCACCGACCCGGTCGTCGCCCCGCGCCTCAAAAAGCTGGATGAGGTGAAGGGCAAGGCACTGATGATCCACGTCGGCGGCGATAATATGTCGGATCAGCCAAAACCGCTTGGCGGTGGCGGGGCGCGTTACGCCTGCGGGGTGATCTGATCGCTCAGGGTGCCCGGCGCGGGCGCCTGTTCCAGCTGGGATAGCGAGCAGTGCAGTCGCCAGATCAGGGCTGCCAGCTCCTGCCCGGCCGGTTGCGGATGATGGGCCAGGGCATCACAGATGCGCTGAAGCTCGTCCAGGGTGGTGGCAAGGGGGCGCTGCTGGACGCCGCGCTCGCTCATGATGTCACGCAGCAGCGATACCGCGACGTCACGCACCCGGGAGAGCGGATCTGAGCGTGTCTCCCAGTCGCGAAGCTGCCAGACCACGTGGCTGCAGTTGAGCAATACCACGCCCCAGCGCAGCAGCCAGCGTCGCGCGAGCGCATCCTGGCTGCTGTTCAGCTGGTTCACATGGTGATAGACCAGCGATTCGTATCCATTCTCGCTCAGCCGCGGCCTGCGGCTGAGCTGATCGACAAATCCCCGCCGCAGCTCCCGGATGTGACGACGGCTTTTCCGCGCGTCCGATCCCGGGCGCAGCACCGCAAAGGCCAGCCACGTCAGCCCCACGCCCAGAATTTTTGCCAGATCGTCATTGAGGAAATCGGCAAAGTCATACACCGGCGGGTTGGTCACCGAAATAAATGACCCCATAAACACAATCAGCTGACCCCACAGACCGGCCATGGCGGGCATCTGCTGCTTCAGCAGCTGCATGGTGGTCAGGAGCGGGAACAGAAACAGCAGGAACAGCCACAGATCCGAGATCTGCACCATCAGGCCAAACTTAACCACAAAGCTGAACAGCGACAGCAGAACCAGGGTACGCAGCAGCAGGGTGAGCGAGTTAAACGGCGAGGCCGCCACCGAATAGAGCACGCTGCTGATCGCCGCCAGGGTCAGAGCCGCTCCCCCGGCATCCCACTGGGCGGCAATGGTCCAGGCCCCCACCAGACTCAGGGCGCAGAAGGTGCGAAAGCCACTCCACAGCGCTTCAAGATTATCGGTATGGCGCGCCAGCGCCGGACTGCGGGGCACCGCAAACTCGGTAATCGGGGTGGCCATTTCCACAGCTTTAATCCAGCGGCTGCTGCGCAAATAGAGGCGGCTAAAGTAAATCAACCGCTGCCAGAAGGCGCGATGGCGATAATCGGCGCTATTTTCCGGCCTGAGCGGGGCGATAATCCGCGCCACGGTATAGAAGTCGGACTCTGGTCGGGCAAGGGCGGCGAGCAGCTGGTCGATGACCTCACGGGTGTGGGCGGGCGGGTTGGGCCAGTTCAACAGCATGCGGCGCAGGCTTGAGATGGCGCTGGTCATCCGCAGCTGCTGGTGAAGAAGATAGTTGAGCAGGGCATTCTGGCGGCGAAAACGGTAGTGGCTCCAGAAGGCCTGAATGCGCAGCAGGTTCATGGTCAGGATCTGGGCGATCACCTTCTCATGGGCCAGGCGAATGGCATCGTTGCTCTCGGGCTGCCACAGCAGGCTGGCGTGCTCCAGAAGCCTGCTGTGCATGGTTTTCAGCGCGGTAATCAGGGCGGTGCCGTCGGAGGTGCTGGGGAGGATCATCATCATCACCCCGCCGCTGAGAATACCGATAATAACTTCGCACACCCGGGCCTGGGCGATATCCCACAGCTGGGTGGTGTCGAGGATATCGATGACCGGGAAGGCGATGATCGCCGCGGTATAACCGGCAAGCTGGAAGGCGTAGGCGACGTTGTTGGTGAAATGGGCGCAGGCCCAGGTACAGACGGCGAGCCAGGCAGCCATGCTGAACAGAAACAGCCAGGGATCGTTGAGCGTATGCCCGGCAATAATCAGCGCCGCCGTTGCGCCAAGCAGGCTGCCCGCCACGCGGCCGAGACTTTTACTGATTACGCCGCCCACGGTCGGGAAGCTGACCACCGCCGCCGAGGTCATCGCCCAGTAGGGTTCATCCAGGTTGAGACAGTAGGCGACGGTCAGGGCCAGGCACATCGCTATCCCGTTGCGCAGGGCATAGCGCCACTGCGCCGGGGACGCTTTAATCCACGGCAGGTTGTGCCAGTTCACGGCGCGGTGCCGATGGAAACGGTGCAGGTGGTGCCGGAGACCAGGTTCAGGTCCGCTGGCAGCTGGTCAAAAGCGATGCGCACCGGGATGCGCTGCGCCAGCCGCACCCACGGGATATTAGGCTTAACGTCCGGCACCAGGCCAGAGTCGGTCTCCACGCTCTGATCGTAGATGGCGCGACCGATACTGGATACGTGACCCTGTAACCTTTGCGAACCGCTGTAGAGGACAATCTGCGCTGGCGCACCCTCACGGATATGCCGGAGCTTGGTCTCTTCGAAATAGCCCACCACGTAAAAGGAGTGGCTATCGACCAGGGCAAACACCGGCTAGCCGGTGGTGGCATAATCGCCCACGCGGGTGGAGAGATTGGTCACCCAGCCGTCTACCGGGGCTTTAACCACCGTCTGGGTCAGCTGCCACTGGGCCTGTTTGAGGGTTGCTTCGGCTACCGCCACGCTGGCCTGCATCGCCTTGACGTTAATGTTGGCGGTATCCAGATCTTCTGCGGAGATATACTTTTGCGACAGATGGCGGCGACGGTTGGCTTCGTTATTGGCTTTTGCCAGGTCGGACTGGGCTTTTGCCAGCTGGGCTTCGGCGTTCAGCACCGCAATATGGTAAGGCGTCTCATCAATCTGAAACAGCACCTCACCCGCATGCACAAACTGATTATCTTTAATCTTAAGAGTGGTAATGGTGCCGGAGACCTGGGGCGTTACGCTGACCTGTTCGGCGCGCACTTTTCCGTCCCGGGTCCAGGGTGACTGCATGTAATAGTTCCAGAGCCACCAGCCGGCAATCAGCGCCAGGGCCAGAACCAGCAATGATGAAAAATACTTAATTGTTTTCATAATGTTAGTCACCACACAATCAACAGAACCAGTCCCAGGCATACTGCCAGGACAAACAGTGAAAGATCCATCAGCATGGGATGCCAGATTTCACCGGAATAGATCCAGTCGCGCAGCAAGCGGTGGGTGACAAGCCAGAGAACAAAACCCAGCATCACCGCTTTAAACAGGGGAGGAAAGTAAACCGAGGCACCCACTATCAGATCCTGAAGCGGTAACCCCGTGGCGTTAAGCGTGAAATTCACGTGCCGGTTCCTTTGCAAATGGGGTAGTGGCCAAAAAGCGCGGCCGCATAACGCGCTGGGGCGTCATAACAAAGTGTAAAACAGACTGTCGTCAAGGTTGAATGCAGTATTGCATTTGTTTTGGCAATATAAATGCTGCACACTATTCTAAAATCAGTATAATAACTTAGCAAGCTAATTATAAGGAGATGAAATTGGAATCGCCATTAGGTTCTGATCTGGCCAGGTTAGTACGCATCTGGCGTGCTCTGATTGACCATCGCCTGAAACCTCTGGAATTGACACAGACGCATTGGGTCACGCTGCATAACATTCATCAGCTGCCGCCCGACCAGTCACAGATCCAACTGGCAAAAGCGATAGGCATCGAGCAGCCTTCACTGGTACGTACGCTCGATCAACTGGAAGAGAAGGGGCTGATTTCACGCCAGACCTGTGCCAGCGATCGTCGTGCCAAGCGGATTAAACTCACTGAAAAAGCGACCCCCATCATCACAGAGATGGAGGCGGTCATCAGCAAAACGCGCAGTGAAATCCTCAGTGGGATCTCACCTGCTGAACTGGAACTGCTGATCGCGCTGGTTGCCCGGCTCGAGCACAATATCAATGAGCTACAGTCCCGCGACTGACCTTTAAAAAAGCCTTGCTGATGCAAGGCTTTTTCTTTACCCAAACACCACCACCCGGTTACGCCCGGTCTCTTTCGCCTCGTACATCGCCTTGTCTGCGTACCCGACGCACTCTTCAGCGCTGATTTTCGACGTGGCGGTAAACACCCCCATACTGATGGTGATGGGCTCGGGAAGCTGCCCGTCGGTACTGGCTTTATCAAAGCTGCTCAGTTTTAAGCGGATCCGCTCTGCCACCTGGCGTGCCGCCTCGGGAGGCGTATGGGTTAACAGCAGGACAAACTCCTCTCCGCCGATGCGTGCCGCAACGTCCTGCGGCCGAACCGAATCCATCAGCAGCTGGGCGACAAACTGCAACACCTTATCTCCCTGCAGATGCCCGTAGCAGTCGTTGATGCGCTTAAAACGATCGAGATCGCTGACGATAACCGAGACCGGCTCCGTCGGTTTTACCGTGCGCAGGGCATGATTGAGGGTGTCATAAAAATAGCTGCGATTATAAAGCCGCGTCAGCGGATCGCGAATGGAGTTCTGATAAGACTGCTGATACTTCAGATGCGACTCGCGATAAAGATTAAAGACGTCATACAGCAGAACGAAAATAATCAGCAGCGTGGCGACGGCTTCAAATAACCGGGCGCGATACCAGGAGAGATCTTCCGCGTGCCCACCTAAAAACAGCATCGCAAGCGTGGCGATATAACAGATACATAAGAAGTTACCGCCAATCCAGAACAGGTTACGCACCCGCGTAATACTCATCAGAGTTGCTAATGAAATAACCCAGAGCGCAATAAGCGTGATGTTCGTTGGCTTTTTCCACAGCAACATATATTGCCGGGTTTCATTGTCAACCAGGTCTAATGTTAATAAAGGCGAGTTGCTGGAATAGAGCCAGGCCAGGATCAATATCAGAGCCGTGAAAATAAACATCCCGGAAATGACTGCCACATGGAAAGTGCGTGACAGCGAACGGTTGCGGAGAGCGAAAAGCACGGCCGAGACGATAAACAGCACGGCCATCAGCAGATGGCGGAACGTAAAGTAGATCATGGCGTCGTTGTAGTTAACGACGTCAAACTGATATAGATCCAGCCAGGCCGGGTAGCTGGAGAGTGTGCCCACCATCAGCAGAGCCGAACCGGCGAAGGCGAATGAAAAGGCCATCAGATATAACCGCATCCTGTCACACCAGTATTTCATCGCCATAAAACTGGCAATGAAAAGGTGGAACACCAGTAAAAAGATGGTGAGCATGGGAAACAAAAGCGGTGAAAACGAGGGGATCTTTTCCACCAGTTCATTAAACAGAGAATGTAAGATCCCGATGACAATAAAACAGCCCACAAAGAACTGAACATACTTGTTCTTAATATAATGATTTATCGCAAGCATATATAACTTTAAAATTAAAAATATCGAAGGATTTGCGAATAGTCTCATATGCGCAGGTGTAATACTTTGCGCAGGAACAAGAGATGGAAGTATTAAATATAAGTGCGGTGAATGTATTAAGTGAATATATTCACGTGAGTGCTACTAGAAGAGAACGGACGTGGTCAGGAGACCACGTCCATAACGTTATTAACGCGGAGAAACGGTAACCTGGCTGCCGTTGCTGGCCAGGACTACGCGTTGACCTGCCGCGAATCGGGTGTTGCCCTGCTTCTGGACCACCATAATGGTGCTACCGTCGTCCT
This DNA window, taken from Leclercia adecarboxylata, encodes the following:
- the sodC gene encoding superoxide dismutase [Cu-Zn] SodC encodes the protein MKRFTLAVLTLVVCAGAQAASEEVKMNLVTSQGIGQSIGTVKITETDKGLEFSPDLKALPPGEHGYHVHAKGSCEPAMKDGKPSAAEAAGGHLDPHNTGKHEGPEGMGHLGDLPALVVNNDGKATDPVVAPRLKKLDEVKGKALMIHVGGDNMSDQPKPLGGGGARYACGVI
- a CDS encoding FUSC family protein, with translation MNWHNLPWIKASPAQWRYALRNGIAMCLALTVAYCLNLDEPYWAMTSAAVVSFPTVGGVISKSLGRVAGSLLGATAALIIAGHTLNDPWLFLFSMAAWLAVCTWACAHFTNNVAYAFQLAGYTAAIIAFPVIDILDTTQLWDIAQARVCEVIIGILSGGVMMMILPSTSDGTALITALKTMHSRLLEHASLLWQPESNDAIRLAHEKVIAQILTMNLLRIQAFWSHYRFRRQNALLNYLLHQQLRMTSAISSLRRMLLNWPNPPAHTREVIDQLLAALARPESDFYTVARIIAPLRPENSADYRHRAFWQRLIYFSRLYLRSSRWIKAVEMATPITEFAVPRSPALARHTDNLEALWSGFRTFCALSLVGAWTIAAQWDAGGAALTLAAISSVLYSVAASPFNSLTLLLRTLVLLSLFSFVVKFGLMVQISDLWLFLLFLFPLLTTMQLLKQQMPAMAGLWGQLIVFMGSFISVTNPPVYDFADFLNDDLAKILGVGLTWLAFAVLRPGSDARKSRRHIRELRRGFVDQLSRRPRLSENGYESLVYHHVNQLNSSQDALARRWLLRWGVVLLNCSHVVWQLRDWETRSDPLSRVRDVAVSLLRDIMSERGVQQRPLATTLDELQRICDALAHHPQPAGQELAALIWRLHCSLSQLEQAPAPGTLSDQITPQA
- a CDS encoding DUF1656 domain-containing protein; the protein is MNFTLNATGLPLQDLIVGASVYFPPLFKAVMLGFVLWLVTHRLLRDWIYSGEIWHPMLMDLSLFVLAVCLGLVLLIVW
- the slyA gene encoding transcriptional regulator SlyA, yielding MKLESPLGSDLARLVRIWRALIDHRLKPLELTQTHWVTLHNIHQLPPDQSQIQLAKAIGIEQPSLVRTLDQLEEKGLISRQTCASDRRAKRIKLTEKATPIITEMEAVISKTRSEILSGISPAELELLIALVARLEHNINELQSRD
- a CDS encoding GGDEF domain-containing protein gives rise to the protein MLAINHYIKNKYVQFFVGCFIVIGILHSLFNELVEKIPSFSPLLFPMLTIFLLVFHLFIASFMAMKYWCDRMRLYLMAFSFAFAGSALLMVGTLSSYPAWLDLYQFDVVNYNDAMIYFTFRHLLMAVLFIVSAVLFALRNRSLSRTFHVAVISGMFIFTALILILAWLYSSNSPLLTLDLVDNETRQYMLLWKKPTNITLIALWVISLATLMSITRVRNLFWIGGNFLCICYIATLAMLFLGGHAEDLSWYRARLFEAVATLLIIFVLLYDVFNLYRESHLKYQQSYQNSIRDPLTRLYNRSYFYDTLNHALRTVKPTEPVSVIVSDLDRFKRINDCYGHLQGDKVLQFVAQLLMDSVRPQDVAARIGGEEFVLLLTHTPPEAARQVAERIRLKLSSFDKASTDGQLPEPITISMGVFTATSKISAEECVGYADKAMYEAKETGRNRVVVFG